A region from the Gemmatimonadaceae bacterium genome encodes:
- a CDS encoding ABC transporter ATP-binding protein — translation MNPIVETPLGETAERQVVTGKPGAAPESKWIIVTRGVKREYDMGGEVVRALRGVDLAIGRNEYVAIMGPSGSGKSTLMNVLGCLDTPNGGEYWLNGQLVSKMSDDALARVRNKEIGFVFQTFNLLPRATALHNVELPLVYAGVGADERKRRAIEALTKVQLQDRMDHRPNELSGGQRQRVAIARALVNNPSMLLADEPTGNLDSQTSEEIMRVFESLADAGQTVVMVTHEPDIASHARRIVVLRDGLISTDERREQFTARLGATNAHS, via the coding sequence GTGAACCCAATCGTAGAAACACCGCTCGGCGAAACCGCCGAGCGGCAGGTCGTTACAGGCAAGCCAGGAGCCGCGCCAGAGTCGAAGTGGATCATCGTAACGCGCGGTGTGAAGCGCGAGTACGACATGGGCGGCGAAGTCGTCCGCGCACTGCGCGGCGTCGACCTCGCCATCGGGCGCAACGAGTACGTCGCCATCATGGGTCCGTCGGGCTCGGGCAAGTCGACGCTGATGAACGTGCTCGGATGCCTCGACACGCCGAACGGCGGCGAGTACTGGCTCAACGGCCAGCTCGTCTCGAAGATGAGCGACGACGCTCTGGCTCGCGTGCGGAACAAGGAGATCGGGTTCGTCTTTCAGACGTTCAACCTCCTTCCCCGCGCGACGGCACTGCACAACGTCGAGCTGCCGCTCGTGTACGCCGGCGTCGGCGCCGACGAGCGGAAGCGGCGCGCCATCGAAGCGCTGACCAAGGTGCAGCTCCAGGACCGCATGGACCACCGGCCGAACGAGCTCTCCGGCGGTCAGCGCCAACGCGTCGCGATCGCCCGCGCGCTGGTCAACAATCCCTCGATGCTGCTCGCCGACGAGCCGACCGGTAACCTCGATTCTCAGACCTCCGAAGAGATCATGAGAGTGTTCGAGTCCCTTGCCGACGCGGGACAAACGGTCGTCATGGTGACCCACGAGCCGGACATCGCGTCTCATGCGCGCCGAATCGTCGTGCTGCGCGACGGGCTCATCTCGACGGATGAGCGCCGGGAACAGTTCACCGCCCGCCTCGGCGCGACGAACGCGCACTCGTAA